ACGGCACTGTCCGCCTGTCGCCAGCGCAGTTGTCCATGCTGCTCGAAGGCATCGACTGGCGTTTGCCAAGCCGCACGCATACTCCTGAGACAGCCGCCTGAAAGGCGCGCCAGTGCTGGGTTTTTGATATAATGACTGCGTGCAAAAGGATACCGCCCGGTCCCAAGAACTGCCTACCGATGTTGCCGCTCTCCGGGCGCTGTTGCGCGAGAGTCAGGCGGAGGCCGAGTCCCTTCGGCAACGCCTCTCCCACCGGGAATTTGAACTCGAGAAGCTCAAGCTGGAACTCGCGCGCCTGAGGCGCCTGCGGTTCGGCCGCTCCTCCGAACAACTCGACGACCAAATCAATCAGCTCGAACTCGCCATTGAGGAACTTGAGTGCGAGAAGGCTGATGCGCCGCAAAGTGAGCCGGCCTGTGCACCGACGGCGAGGGGGAAGCCTGCCCGCAAGGCGCTGCCAGAGCACTTGCCGAGGGAAGAACAGGTTCATGCACCGGCCTGCACCTGCCCGGACTGTGGTGGCGCGCTCACCGACTTCGGCGAGGATATCTCCGAGGTACTGGAGTACGTGCCGGCGTCCTTCAAGGTCATTCGTCACGTGCGCCCGAAGCGGCGCTGCAATGATTGCGAGGCCATCATCCAGGTACCAGCGCCCATGCGGCCAATTGCCCGTGGGCTCGCCGGACCTGGACTCCTTGCCCAGGTCCTGGTCGCGAAATTCTGCGACCATCTGCCACTGTATCGGCAGTCCGCGATCTACGCCCGGGAGGGTGTGGAGCTCTCCCGCTCAACCCTGGCCGACTGGGTTGGCTCTACGACGGCACTGCTCGCCCCGCTTGGCGACGCACTGGCAGCCCATGTGCTGAGCGCAAGGAGTATTCACGGCGACGACACGCCAGTACCCGTGCTTGCGCCTGGCACCGGCAAGACACGCACCGCGCGGCTCTGGACGTACGTGCGTGACGAGCAGCCTCACGGTGGCGAGGCGCCGCCCGCGGTTTTCTTCCGTTACTCCCCCAACCGCAAGGGCGAACATCCACAGCAGCATCTCAAGGACTTCGAAGGCGTGTTGCATGCCGATGGGTTTGCCGGTTTCAGGCCACTCTACGACAGCGGCCGGGTCGAGGAGGCTGCCTGCTGGGCGCATGTGCGGCGGAAGTTCCACGACATTGCCCAGGCCAACGGCACACCGCTTGCCGTTGAGGCCTTGCAGCGCATCGCCCGGCTCTACGCCATTGAGGCGGACCTCCGTGGCAAGCCGCCGGACGTCCGCTGCAAAGAGCGCCAGGCCCGTGCAGGACCCGCACTCGAGAATCTCGAGCGGTGGTTGCGGGAGAAGCTACGCAAGGTCTCCGCGAAGTCCGCCTTCGCAGGAGCCGTACGCTATGCCCTGGAGCGTTGGCAGGCACTGACGCGCTATTGTGACAACGGCT
The nucleotide sequence above comes from Natronocella acetinitrilica. Encoded proteins:
- the tnpC gene encoding IS66 family transposase: MPTDVAALRALLRESQAEAESLRQRLSHREFELEKLKLELARLRRLRFGRSSEQLDDQINQLELAIEELECEKADAPQSEPACAPTARGKPARKALPEHLPREEQVHAPACTCPDCGGALTDFGEDISEVLEYVPASFKVIRHVRPKRRCNDCEAIIQVPAPMRPIARGLAGPGLLAQVLVAKFCDHLPLYRQSAIYAREGVELSRSTLADWVGSTTALLAPLGDALAAHVLSARSIHGDDTPVPVLAPGTGKTRTARLWTYVRDEQPHGGEAPPAVFFRYSPNRKGEHPQQHLKDFEGVLHADGFAGFRPLYDSGRVEEAACWAHVRRKFHDIAQANGTPLAVEALQRIARLYAIEADLRGKPPDVRCKERQARAGPALENLERWLREKLRKVSAKSAFAGAVRYALERWQALTRYCDNGCIEIDNNAAERALRTVALGRKNYLFAGSDRGGESAALVYSLIGTAKLNG